Within the Deltaproteobacteria bacterium genome, the region CTGGCGCGGGCTCGCGAGCCGCCTCGGCGAGATCGAGAACGTGGTCGACCCGGGCGTGTTCTTCGGCGTCGTGCCCGAGGCCGACCACCACAAGCTCGAGGGCCAGGGCAGCTACACGTATCTGTGCTGCGCGCGCGTGCGCAGCGGCCGCAGCGTTCCGAAGGGGATGGAGTCGCTGATCGTCCCCGCGCAGCGCTACGCACAGGTGACGGTGCGCGGTGGTACCGCGGAGCTCACCAAGGCCACCATCGAGCTCGCGCGCTTCTTCGCCCAGAACGCGGTCACGCCGAACAAGAAGGCGTACGGCCTGGAGCGCTTCGACGAGAAGCGCCAGAGCGTGCTCGCGCCGCCGGGCCGCTACGACTACGACGTGCTGCGGCCGCTCGCCTGACCCCCCGTCGAGCTCGCCGCCCGGCCTGGGTGGAGAAGTTCAAGGCTTCGCGGTAAGAATGGCGCATGACGTCGACGCCGAATCCCGCCCAGGACCCCAAGCGCATTCCGCCCCACAGCCCGCTGCTGCAGTACTACGACACGGACACGGAGCGGCGCCAGTACGTCGACGACCTGTTCAACAAGACCGCCCGCCACTACAACACCATCGAGCGGATCTTCGGCAACGGCGGCATCTGGTACCGGCGCTTCTCGCTCGGCCGCGCGGGTCTCGGCCCTGGAATGCGCGTGCTCGACGTGGCGGTCGGCACGGCCGCGGTCGCGCAGGGAGCAGCCCGGCTGGTCGCGCCGGGCGGCAAGGTCTTCGGCGTCGATCCGAACAAGGGCATGCTCGGCGAGGCGCGAAAGGTCTTCCACGGCCCGCTCACGCGCGGCGTGGCCGAGGCGCTGCCGTTCAAGACCGGCCAGTTCGACTTCGTCACCATGGGCATCGCGCTGCGCCACGTGCCCGACCTGGTCGCCGCGTTCAGCGAGTACCTGCGCGTGCTGAAGCCCGGCGGGAAGGTCTGGATCCTGGAAGGCCACCTGCCCGAGAGCAAGCTCGGCCACGCGCTCACCCGCTTCGCCTGGAAGACCGTGATCCCCGGGGCTCACGCTGCTCTTCACGCGCGACCGCGATGCGAAGGTGCTGATGGACTACTACTGGGACACGGTCGAGAAGTGCGTCCCGCCCGAGACCATCCTGGCCTCGATGCGCATCGCCGGCTTCGCCGACCCGAAGTTCAAGGTCGTCGTGCCCGGAGCGTTCTGCGAGTACACCGGCACCAAGCCCCGCTAGCG harbors:
- a CDS encoding methyltransferase domain-containing protein, which gives rise to MTSTPNPAQDPKRIPPHSPLLQYYDTDTERRQYVDDLFNKTARHYNTIERIFGNGGIWYRRFSLGRAGLGPGMRVLDVAVGTAAVAQGAARLVAPGGKVFGVDPNKGMLGEARKVFHGPLTRGVAEALPFKTGQFDFVTMGIALRHVPDLVAAFSEYLRVLKPGGKVWILEGHLPESKLGHALTRFAWKTVIPGAHAALHARPRCEGADGLLLGHGREVRPARDHPGLDAHRRLRRPEVQGRRARSVLRVHRHQAPLAPAAAHFVIRARSGCRDNTALCRAIGPSRPAARSSGK